From the genome of Nicotiana sylvestris chromosome 2, ASM39365v2, whole genome shotgun sequence, one region includes:
- the LOC138885148 gene encoding protein gar2-like has product MRPAPPGEEVAPKPAKDKKRRRSSPSDALKPKKSKARKSKNDSAALYTDVAQKLRDEEEEGEDAGCELVPLKRGSVKASKITSPVMVEETHPRTEEISEEKGSAQAKRIEELEAKLAEAKAEVEKMKITADKSIAMYLADVEATQTQLREASDRERWSNDLAKCQSRRETLEEIHARGFNLSKEIAQANVREADARLFVSSDDDDDNKGNQGGSDNDNGPKGEVAPDGENNSWNS; this is encoded by the exons ATGAGACCGGCCCCGCCTGGGGAAGAGGTAGCTCCCAAACCAGCTAAGGACAAGAAAAGGAGAAGGTCCTCGCCTTCTGATGCTCTGAAGCCCAAGAAGAGTAAGGCTCGTAAATCGAAGAATGACTCCGCCGCTCTATATACCGACGTAGCCCAAAAGCTACGAGATGAAGAAGAGGAGGGGGAAGATGCTGGTTGTGAGCTGGTGCCTCTAAAGAGAGGGAGCGTCAAAGCTTCAAAAATAACCAGCCCGGTGATGGTCGAGGAGACTCACCCTCGGACTGAGGAGATCTCGGAAG AGAAAGGCTCAGCGCAAGCCAAAAGGATTGAGGAGCTTGAAGCCAAGCTTGCTGAGGCCAAGGCGGAGGTCGAGAAGATGAAGATCACGGCTGACAAGTCCATAGCCATGTACCTAGCCGACGTCGAGGCTACTCAAACGCAGCTAAGGGAGGCTTCTGATCGAGAGCGATGGAGCAATGACTTGGCGAAGTGCCAATCCCGGAGGGAGACCCTTGAGGAAATCCATGCTCGAGGTTTTAACCTCTCTAAAGAGATAGCTCAAGCTAATGTACGTGAAGCTGATGCCAGGTTGTTTGTCTCCTCCGATGATGATGATGACAATAAAGGCAACCAAGGCGGGTCTGATAACGACAATGGTCCCAAAGGAGAAGTTGCCCCTGACGGAGAAAACAACTCCTGGAATAGTTAG